One segment of Synchiropus splendidus isolate RoL2022-P1 chromosome 4, RoL_Sspl_1.0, whole genome shotgun sequence DNA contains the following:
- the LOC128756787 gene encoding LOW QUALITY PROTEIN: chitin synthase chs-1-like (The sequence of the model RefSeq protein was modified relative to this genomic sequence to represent the inferred CDS: substituted 1 base at 1 genomic stop codon): MQFPHGSNRRASLLDFLLPGVPLELGPGDSHSDLGSVLSLSTGNLEPKVKTSFLLLITLANDGTKVLPADQKPVALLCIGCALITSSVLLLQKSLWKACYKTSKMPEKTTVALVLFFEFLVSFGAAILTIVAMPHLDIVTNVTILNGIGILSALLQVISQCAAKERNRFLVPSITSVLLLLLGFILFLVLYITKDPNDTKMLTWIGLAVGACFLVSFNWWENYFKLISENSSSVFLKNLCHDVSRCENILNILSSLLRMAVTAAVLGAYVPLSGLDWDAVTSIPRRQTKIIAIIIGVQLISSALCHWFSLAACKMHALRSCFIVPLYLASLSVMALLVVPVIVYYYDYRATLNGTQINFTGYCHDVIYSRNDTQTGSVFPHLVRDVTHTLCFLDMSKIFDIGVLTGSAVSWWLGLVLTTVHLWSLGLYRIQRTQQLFIRRLYEGAFMEQSLLLNVRFEVQKTERRKKFRTLEPVNVFLCATMWHETYDEMMKIIISIFRLDEYRPKKDSSDVTFEGHIYFDDAFRDVPGSMGRHVNEYAEMLVEIIKEVFSIFLNLDKGMFRKQYQVPEQTLVRTPYGGRLVVTMPHGNSLVVHFKDKNLIRHKKRWSQVMYLYYLLGWKITTKYYKRWQKGEDEQTLKMELQVRRLMITLHYFMCNALMCLCVLLSLXKEKHNTYLLALDGDTDFQPSAVMLLIDRLKLYPKVGAACGRIHPTGSGPMVWYQKFEYAVGHWLHKTAEHVFGCVLCSPGCFSLFRAAALMDDNVMKKYTIKASQARHHIQYDQGEDRWLCTLLLKQGWRVEYNAAADAYTNAPEEFKEFYNQRRRWGPSTMANIVDLLGSGNLITKKNSSMSRPYMLYQLFSLAASILAPSTVIIMIAGSLTVILDVSANGALVIAMIPPIIFLGVSFKIKSDTQIKIAGFMSILYAFTMMITAIAIIGTMVKDNTILTPSSIFIVALAMFYLVTALLHPQEMGLVIYGLLYILCIPSAYLLLAIYSMVNMNNVSWGTRETAPPAGAPKPEVVVQETPPQKVESKLNKFISWIKRCRGCKCNTKEEPVVVLQSPVPQEIEPGLLPQNTIVEEETIQKMGQRVEEPEFTCPNQCWVTQLQSLSDDMHLEEGLLPEEEAQFFRDLTVQYLEPLPANKKKQKKMADKLKQLRNKITFVYFLCNGFWLVATFSMQLQQSNIFIRVPKVDVNLDPTGDYIYIDPLGFMFILAFIFLVVLQFIAMLYHRVYTLIHFVAFTDTDSKFKKQQEKTVEVKKQVSEASSEASSEPSDDESDFMFPGLLPRSRDLGTLV, translated from the exons ATGCAGTTCCCACATGGCTCCAACAGAAGAGCCTCCCTTCTGGACTTCCTCCTTCCTGGAGTCCCTCTGGAACTGGGTCCTGGTGACTCTCACTCAGACCTCGGCTCAGTCCTGAGCCTCAGCACAGGGAACCTGGAGCccaaggtgaag acgtccttcctcctcctcatcactctAGCCAATGACGGGACAAAGGTTCTGCCCGCGGATCAGAAGCCTGTCGCGCTGCTGTGCATCGGCTGCGCTCTCATCACATCCAGCGTTCTTCTGCTCCAGAAAAGTCTGTGGAAAGCCTGTTACAAGACCTCCAAGATGCCTGAAAAGACCACGGTGGCGCTG GTTCTGTTCTTTGAGTTTCTGGTGTCTTTCGGGGCGGCAATTCTCACCATCGTGGCCATGCCTCACTTGGACATCGTGACCAACGTGACCATCCTGAACGGGATCGGGATCCTGTCCGCGCTCCTGCAGGTCATCTCTCAGTGCGCCGCCAAGGAGAGGAACCGCTTCCTGGTGCCGTCCATCACCTCTGTGCTCCTGCTCCTTCTGGGCTTCATCCTCTTCCTGGTGCTCTACATCACCAAGGACCCGAACGACACCAAGATGCTGACGTGGATAGGCCTGGCCGTTGGAGCTTGCTTCCTGGTCTCCTTCAACTGGTGGGAGAACTACTTCAAGCTGATCAGCGAGAACAGTAGTTCGGTTTTCCTCAAGAACCTTTGCCACGATGTGTCCCGCTGTGAGAACATCCTCAACATCCTCTCCAGTCTGCTCCGAATGGCGGTGACCGCCGCGGTGCTCGGGGCCTACGTCCCTCTCTCTGGACTGGACTGGGATGCCGTGACCTCCATCCCTCGTCGACAGACCAAAATCATAGCTATCATTATTGGAGTCCAGCTCATCTCCTCGGCGCTGTGCCACTGGTTCTCCCTGGCGGCCTGTAAGATGCATGCGCTACGAAGCTGCTTCATCGTGCCCCTGTACCTGGCCTCTCTGTCCGTCATGGCCCTGCTGGTCGTCCCGGTCATCgtctactactacgactacagAGCCACCCTGAACGGGACTCAGATCAACTTCACCGGTTACTGCCACGACGTCATCTACTCCAGAAATGACACCCAGACTGGAAGTGTCTTCCCTCACCTGGTTCGTGACGTGACACACACGCTGTGTTTCCTGGACATGTCCAAGATCTTCGACATCGGGGTTCTGACAG GATCTGCTGTGTCCTGGTGGCTGGGCCTCGTTTTGACCACGGTCCACCTTTGGTCGCTCGGTCTGTACCGCATCCAGAGAACACAGCAGTTGTTCATCAGGAGACTCTACGAAGGCGCCTTCATGGAACAGTCTCTGCTGCTCAACGTTCGCTTTGAAGTCCAGAAAACTGAGCGGCGAAAGAA GTTCCGGACACTCGAGCCAGTAAACGTCTTTCTTTGCGCGACCATGTGGCATGAGACGTacgatgaaatgatgaaaattatCATCTCAATTTTTCG ACTCGACGAATACAGACCCAAGAAGGACTCGAGCGATGTCACTTTCGAGGGTCATATCTACTTTGACGACGCCTTCAGAGACGTTCCAGGCAGCATGGGTCGACACGTCAACGAATACGCCGAGATGCTGGTGGAAATCATCAAAGAGGTTTTTAg catttTTCTGAACCTGGACAAGGGCATGTTCCGAAAACAGTACCAGGTCCCGGAGCAGACGCTGGTCCGGACGCCGTACGGAGGTCGCCTGGTGGTGACGATGCCTCACGGAAACAGTCTGGTGGTTCATTTCAAAGACAAGAACCTCATTCGACACAAAAAAAGATGGTCACAA GTCATGTATTTGTACTACCTCCTTGGGTGGAAAATCACAACCAAGTATTATAAACGTTGGCAAAAGGGAGAAGACGAGCAGACGCTGAAGATGGAGCTTCAGGTCAGAAGACTCATGATCACACTGCACTACTTTATGTGCAATGCacttatgtgtttgtgtgtgttactgtcGCTGTAGAAAGAGAAGCACAACACCTACCTCCTGGCTCTGGATGGGGACACTGACTTCCAGCCATCTGCTGTCATGTTGCTCATTGATCGGCTGAAGCTGTACCCGAAGGTCGGGGCGGCGTGCGGACGGATCCATCCAACCGGTTCAG GTCCAATGGTCTGGTACCAGAAGTTCGAGTACGCTGTCGGGCACTGGCTTCACAAGACGGCCGAGCACGTGTTCGGCTGCGTGCTCTGCAGTCCCGGCTGCTTCAGCTTGTTCCGGGCGGCCGCGCTGATGGACGATAACGTGATGAAGAAGTACACCATCAAAGCGTCGCAGGCTCGACATCACATCCAGTACGACCAAG GGGAGGATCGCTGGCTGTGCACGCTGCTACTGAAGCAAGGGTGGAGGGTGGAGTACAACGCCGCCGCTGATGCCTACACCAACGCCCCTGAGGAGTTCAAGGAGTTCTACAACCAG CGTCGTCGTTGGGGGCCGTCCACCATGGCGAACATCGTGGACCTGTTGGGGTCCGGGAACTTGATCACGAAGAAGAACTCGTCCATGTCCAGACCGTACATGTTGTACCAGCTGTTCAGCCTGGCCGCCTCAATCCTGGCTCCGTCCACCGTCATCATCATGATCGCAG GTTCCCTGACTGTGATTCTGGACGTCAGTGCCAACGGGGCGCTGGTCATCGCCATGATTCCTCCCATCATCTTCCTCGGCGTCAGCTTCAAAATCAAGTCGGACACGCAGATCAAGATCGCGGGGTTTATGAGCATCCTGTACGCCTTCACCATGATGATCACGGCCATCGCCATCATCG GCACCATGGTGAAGGACAACACCATCCTGACGCCAAGCAGCATCTTCATCGTGGCCCTGGCCATGTTCTACCTGGTCACCgccctgcttcatcctcaggaGATGGGCCTGGTGATATACGGGTTACTCTACATCCTGTGCATCCCCAGCGCCTACCTGCTGCTGGCCATTTACTCCATGGTCAACATGAACAATGTGTCCTGGGGGACCAGGGAGACGGCGCCACCGGCTGGAGCTCCCAAGCCTGAAGTGGTGGTTCAGGAGACGCCTCCTCAGAAAG TGGAAAGCAAGTTGAACAAGTTCATCTCCTGGATCAAACGCTGCCGAGGCTGCAAATGCAACACCAAGGAGGAACCCGTGGTGGTCCTGCAGAGCCCAGTGCCACAGGAGATTGAGCCGGGGCTGCTTCCACAAAACACCATCGTGGAGGAAGAGACGATTCAGAAGATGGGGCAGAG GGTGGAGGAGCCCGAATTCACCTGTCCCAACCAGt GTTGGGTCACGCAGTTGCAGTCTCTTTCAGACGACATGCACTTGGAAGAGGGCCTCCTGCCAGAG GAGGAGGCGCAGTTCTTCAGAGACCTGACCGTTCAGTACCTGGAGCCTTTGCCAGCcaacaaaaagaaacagaagaaaatggcCGACAAACTGAAACAACTGAGAAACAAG ATTACTTTTGTCTACTTCCTTTGCAATGGCTTCTGGCTGGTCGCGACCTTCTCCATGCAACTCCAACAATCCAATATCTTCATCCGGGTCCCCAAAGTCGACGTCAACTTGGACCCTACGGGCGACTACATCTACATCGACCCCCTCGGCTTCATGTTCATcctggccttcatcttcctGGTGGTTCTGCAGTTCATAGCCATGCTGTACCACAG AGTCTACACACTCATCCATTTTGTCGCCTTCACGGACACAGATTCCAAGTTCAAGAAACAGCAAGAGAAGACCGTTGAAGTCAAGAAG CAGGTGAGCGAGGCCAGCAGCGAGGCCAGCAGCGAGCCCTCCGACGACGAAAGCGACTTCATGTTTCCGGGTCTGCTGCCGAGGAGCCGCGACCTGGGGACCCTGGTTTGA
- the LOC128757854 gene encoding chitin synthase chs-2-like, whose translation MDESKELPKRPWDTCREVPIIEDEQTPWKLIKLLKTISMCVVGLLVFGLALCSKTSFLLLITLANDGTKIITADDKPVVLLCIGCALITSSVLLFLKSIWKACYKTSKIPNIATFFFVLFFEFVVSAGAAILTIVAMPHLDIVTNVTILNGIGILSALLQVISQCSAKERNRFLAPSITSVLLLLLGFILFLVLYITKDPNDTKMLTWIGLAVGACFLVSFNWWENYFRLISENSRSVILKNICKDVSRCENVLNMFSSLLRIAVTAAVLGAYVPLSGLDWDTVTSIARRETRIIAIIIGVQLISSALCHWFSLAACKMHVLRRCFVLPLYLASLSVMALLVIPVIVYYYDYRATLNGTQINFTGYCHDVIYSRNDTQTGSVFPHLVHDVTHTLCFLDMSKIFDIGVLTGSAVSWWLGLVLATLHLWFLNINRIQRTQDLFVRRLYDGAFIEQSLLLNTRFNILTRDRLKKYRDDGPVMLYLCATMWHETYAEMLNIIISIFRLDKYRPVEEKKYHDFTFEAHIYFDDAFHDMEGHEGRALNKYARNLVKVFIEVYRIFTNMDTDFFRKQQQIPDQVLVRTPYGGRLVITMPHGNKILVHFKDKDLIRHKKRWSQIMYLYYLFGWKLMNKYFTRLSRGENEHELTAEAKKEKHNTYLLALDGDTDFQPAAVVLLIDRLKMYPRVGAACGRIHPTGSGPAVWFQKFEYAVSHWLQKTAEHVFGCVLCSPGCFSLFRAEALMDDNVMRRYATKSTEASHYVQYDQGEDRWLCTLLLKQGWRVEYNAASDAYTNAPEDFKELFNQRRRWGPSTLANVVDILGASTIVSKRNPSMSKPFLLYQLFNLTSAILAPATICLLIGGSLGFIFDIHASWALVLAVIPPAIYLFLCFKLKADTQILIAAIMSVIYAFLMLVVCISIIGSMIRDQTILTPSSIFVVAMAFIYIITAIMHPQEFHLVFYGFLYIICIPSAYLLLTIYSMCNMNNVSWGTRETKPAPGASKPENETKQTSAEKTKSKFSKFLSWFKCCKKSSKEPVQPVVVNQENLMQEPIPGPLNTIVEDENISPNEEPRQQDTPFEKPVHCWVTDLQTYSDDMHLQEEFLESDEVNFWKELQEQYLKPLPVDKEQQKAMTNDLKDLRNKITMVFFLMNALWLVATFTLQLIDIPINIPKFNMTLEDTGEFVEIEPISFMFILGFASSVIIQFLGMFYHRLMTLIHYVAFVDTESKEPKAELEILHVPKTKEEPVSSAAWQQETQEEVDEDSFDESDSMSFEEDSREATPV comes from the exons ATGGACGAGTCCAAAGAATTACCCAA GAGGCCGTGGGACACGTGTCGAGAAGTCCCGATCATCGAGGACGAACAGACGCCATGGAAACTAATCaaacttctgaaaaccatcTCGATGTGTGTCGTGGGGCTGCTGGTGTTTGGACTGGCACTCTGCAGCAAA ACGTCTTTCCTGCTCCTCATCACACTGGCCAACGACGGGACGAAGATCATCACGGCTGACGACAAACCCGTCGTCCTCCTGTGTATTGGCTGCGCTCTGATTACCTCCAGTGTCCTTCTCTTTCTCAAAAGCATTTGGAAGGCGTGTTACAAAACCTCCAAGATCCCCAACATTGCAACTTTTTTCTTT gttctgTTCTTTGAGTTTGTGGTGTCTGCGGGCGCTGCCATTCTCACCATCGTGGCCATGCCTCACTTGGACATCGTGACCAACGTGACCATCCTGAACGGGATCGGGATCCTGTCCGCGCTCCTGCAGGTCATCTCTCAGTGCTCCGCCAAGGAGAGGAACCGCTTCCTGGCGCCGTCCATCACCTCTGTGCTCCTGCTCCTTCTGGGCTTCATCCTCTTCCTGGTGCTCTACATCACCAAGGACCCGAACGACACCAAGATGCTGACGTGGATAGGCCTGGCCGTTGGAGCTTGCTTCCTGGTCTCCTTCAACTGGTGGGAGAACTACTTCAGGCTGATCAGCGAGAACAGCCGTTCTGTCATCCTGAAGAACATCTGCAAAGACGTGTCCCGCTGTGAGAACGTCCTCAACATGTTCTCCAGCCTGCTGCGAATTGCGGTGACCGCCGCTGTGCTCGGGGCCTACGTCCCTCTCTCTGGACTGGACTGGGACACCGTGACCTCCATCGCTCGCCGGGAGACCAGGATCATAGCTATCATTATCGGAGTCCAGCTCATCTCCTCGGCGCTGTGCCACTGGTTCTCCCTGGCGGCCTGTAAGATGCACGTCCTGCGGCGATGCTTCGTCCTGCCCCTGTACCTGGCCTCTCTGTCCGTCATGGCCCTGCTGGTCATCCCGGTCATCgtctactactacgactacagAGCCACCCTGAACGGGACTCAGATCAACTTCACCGGTTACTGCCACGACGTCATCTACTCCAGAAATGACACCCAGACTGGAAGTGTCTTCCCTCACCTGGTTCATGACGTGACACACACGCTGTGTTTCCTGGACATGTCCAAGATCTTCGACATCGGGGTTCTGACAG GGTCAGCAGTGTCCTGGTGGCTGGGACTGGTCCTGGCAACTCTCCACCTGTGGTTCCTCAACATCAACCGTATCCAGAGAACCCAGGACCTTTTCGTCAGGAGGCTGTACGACGGCGCCTTCATCGAACAGTCGCTGCTCCTCAACACTCGCTTCAACATCCTGACCAGAGATCGTCTGAAAAA GTACCGGGACGATGGACCGGTGATGTTGTATCTCTGCGCGACCATGTGGCACGAAACCTACGCCGAAATGTTgaacatcatcatctccatcttcag GTTGGACAAATACAGacctgtggaggaaaaaaagtacCACGACTTTACTTTTGAGGCGCATATCTATTTTGACGACGCGTTTCACGACATGGAGGGACACGAGGGGAGGGCTCTCAACAAATATGCCAGGAATCTGGTGAAGGTCTTCATCGAAGTTTACCG CATCTTCACCAACATGGACACGGACTTCTtcagaaagcagcagcagatccCAGACCAGGTGCTGGTGAGGACGCCGTACGGCGGGCGTCTGGTCATCACGATGCCTCACGGGAACAAGATCTTGGTTCATTTTAAGGACAAAGATCTCATCAGACACAAGAAGAGGTGGTCACAG ATCATGTATCTCTATTATCTTTTCGGATGGAAATTGATGAACAAATACTTTACGCGTTTGAGCAGAGGCGAGAACGAGCATGAGCTGACTGCAGAGGCGAAG AAAGAGAAGCACAACACCTACCTGCTGGCCTTAGATGGCGACACCGACTTCCAGCCGGCTGCTGTGGTGCTTCTGATCGATCGTCTGAAGATGTACCCACGAGTGGGAGCGGCGTGTGGTAGGATTCACCCCACAGGATCAG GTCCAGCTGTATGGTTCCAGAAGTTTGAATATGCGGTCAGTCATTGGCTGCAGAAGACAGCAGAGCACGTGTTTGGCTGTGTTCTCTGTAGCCCTGGTTGCTTTAGCCTGTTCCGAGCTGAGGCTCTGATGGATGACAATGTGATGAGGAGATATGCCACTAAGTCCACGGAAGCCAGCCACTATGTCCAGTATGATCAAG GGGAGGACCGGTGGCTGTGTACACTGCTGCTGAAACAGGGCTGGAGAGTCGAGTACAATGCTGCGTCTGACGCCTACACCAACGCCCCAGAGGACTTCAAAGAGCTCTTCAACCAG CGGCGGCGCTGGGGACCATCGACTCTGGCTAATGTTGTTGACATCCTTGGGGCTAGCACAATCGTCTCAAAGCGAAACCCGTCCATGTCCAAGCCCTTCCTGCTCTACCAGCTCTTCAACCTCACCTCTGCCATATTGGCACCTGCAACTATTTGCCTTTTAATTGGAG GAAGTCTTGGGTTTATTTTCGACATCCATGCCAGCTGGGCCCTGGTCCTGGCGGTGATACCTCCTGCCATCTACTTGTTTCTCTGCTTCAAGCTCAAGGCCGACACGCAGATTTTAATCGCTGCAATCATGAGTGTTATCTACGCGTTCCTGATGTTGGTGGTCTGCATTTCCATTATCG GTTCCATGATCAGAGACCAAACCATCCTGACTCCCAGCAGCATCTTTGTGGTGGCCATGGCTTTCATCTACATCATCACAGCCATCATGCACCCGCAGGAATTCCACTTGGTCTTTTATGGTTTCCTCTACATCATCTGCATCCCAAGCGcctacctgctgctgaccatCTACTCGATGTGCAACATGAACAACGTGTCCTGGGGAACCAGGGAGACCAAGCCTGCACCGGGCGCCTCCAAGCCAGAGAACGAGACAAAGCAAACATCCGCAGAGAAAA CCAAGAGCAAGTTCTCCAAGTTCTTGTCATGGTTCAAATGTTGCAAGAAGTCCTCCAAGGAACCTGTGCAGCCGGTCGTCGTGAACCAAGAGAACCTGATGCAAGAGCCCATCCCCGGGCCGCTGAACACCATcgtggaagatgaaaatatcagtcCAAATGAGGAGCCCAG gCAGCAGGACACGCCTTTTGAAAAGCCTGTCCACT GTTGGGTCACCGACTTGCAGACTTACTCCGACGACATGCACTTGCAGGAGGAATTTCTGGAGTCG GATGAAGTAAATTTCTggaaggagctgcaggagcagtaTCTGAAGCCTCTGCCTGTCGACAAAGAGCAGCAGAAGGCGATGACCAATGACCTGAAGGACTTGAGGAACAAG ATCACCATGGTCTTCTTCCTCATGAACGCGCTGTGGCTGGTAGCGACCTTCACCCTGCAGCTCATCGACATCCCCATCAACATCCCCAAATTCAACATGACGCTGGAAGACACGGGAGAGTTCGTCGAAATCGAGCCCATTTCCTTCATGTTCATCTTGGGCTTCGCCTCCTCCGTCATCATCCAGTTCCTCGGAATGTTTTACCACAG GTTGATGACACTGATCCATTATGTGGCGTTCGTGGACACGGAGTCCAAAGAGCCCAAAGCTGAACTGGAGATTTTACACGTCCCAAAAACGAAG GAGGAACCGGTTTCGTCTGCCGCCTGGCAGCAGGAGACGCAAGAGGAGGTGGACGAGGACAGCTTCGACGAGAGCGACAGCATGAGCTTCGAGGAGGACTCCAGGGAGGCCACCCCCGTATAG